Below is a genomic region from Litorilinea aerophila.
AACCACGGGGATGGGACGTTCACGTACACGCCGAATCCGGGGTTCAGTGGCAGCGACGGTTTTGTGTACGAGATTTGTGACACGGGTGGGCTGTGTGACACGGCGGCGGTGAGCATCACGGTAAGTGGGGGCGGCGGCGGAGGCACGAGCAGCCTGGAGGTTCGGGTGGGGGCGAGCAGCGACGATGCGGAGGAGCGGGCCAACGGGCGGGTGGTCCTGAGCAGCAGCGATTTAGAGCTGATTCGGGAGCGGGATGACCAGGTGGTCGGGATTCGATTTGCGGGGGTGGCGATACCACAAGGGGCGACGATTGTCAACGCCTACATTCAGTTCACGGTGGATGAGGCGACCAGCGAGGCGACGAATCTGACCATCCAGGGGGAAGCGGCGGACCATGCGTCGACCTTTGTCAATGTGGATGGCAACATTTCGGGGCGGCCGCGCACGGGGGCTTCGGTGGCATGGGTGCCGCCGGCCTGGCCGACCCGGGACGTGGCGGGGCCGGACCAGCGGACGCCCAACCTGGCTGGCGTGATCCAGGAGGTGGTGAATCGTCCGGGCTGGGCCAGCGGCAATGCGCTGGCCATCATCATCACCGGCAGCGGCAAGCGGGTGGCCCAGTCCTACAACAAGAACCCGGCCAACGCCCCCCTCCTCCATGTGGAGTTCAGCACCGATGGAGCGGTCAATCGGGCGCCGGTGGCGGTGGATGACAGCGTGAGCACGATGGCCGGTACGGCGGTGGTGATCGATGTGGCGGCTAACGACAGCGACGTGGACGGGAACCTGGATGTGGGGACGGTGAACACGGGCTGCGGTGGCTGTACGGTGCCGGCGAATGGGGGGCTGGTGAACCACGGGGATGGGACGTTCACGTACACGCCGAATCCAGGGTTCAGTGGCAGCGACGGTTTTGTGTACGAGATTTGCGACACGGGTGGGCTGTGTGACACGGCGGCGGTGAGCATCACGGTAAGTGGGGGTGGCGGCGGAGGCACGAGCACCGTGGAGGTTCGGGTGGGGGCGAGCAGCGACGATGCGGAGGAGCGGGCCAACGGGCGGGTGGTCCTGAGCAGCAGCGATTTAGAGCTGATTCGGGAGCGGGATGACCAGGTGGTCGGGATTCGATTTGCGGGGGTGGCGATACCACAAGGGGCGACGATTGTCAACGCCTACATTCAGTTCACGGTGGATGAGGCGACCAGCGAGGCGACGAATCTGACCATCCAGGGGGAAGCGGCGGACCATGCGTCGACCTTTGTCAATGTGGATGGCAACATTTCGGGGCGGCCGCGCACGGGGGCTTCGGTGGCATGGGTGCCGCCGGCCTGGCCGACCCGGGACGTGGCGGGGCCGGACCAGCGGACGCCCAACCTGGCTGGCGTGATCCAGGAGGTGGTGAATCGTCCGGGCTGGGCCAGCGGCAATGCGCTGGCCATCATCATCACCGGCAGCGGCAAGCGGGTGGCCCAGTCCTACGACAAAAACCCGGCCAACGCCCCCCTCCTCCATGTGGAGTGGAGCAATTAAACGCCGCATACACGTCTCCTGTTCTCCTGGTGGCCGTAGAATCACCACGGGGCGAGGGAGAGGAGCCCAAATGCAGGCCCGACTGGGAACTACCAAACTACATGCCAGACTAAGCGCTATGGCTCGCCTGAGCGCGTACACCCTGCGCTGTCTGGCCCTGGTCATGGCCTATCTGTTCATCATGGGGGAAGTCACCGCGGCCATCCAGGCCGCCCAGCCTGGTGTTTCGGGGAGTCAGCCATTGGCCCCATGTTCTTCGTGCGTCCACCTCGAAGCAGCGGTTGCTCCTGTGGCGGATGGTCGGGCAGAAGAGGTACGCGTGCTCTATCCCAACGAGTGGGGGATTCTCCATCCTGGCGGGGTTGCCTACCTGCCTGCCTTCGGCTATCTGGCACTGGTGGATCGGGAAACGTTGGCTTCGCCTGGCGGTGGTGAGGCCCCGGTGGTGGTCATTACCCCTTATGAAGAGCTGGTTGGAAGCGTCGACCTGCCCTATCAGTTGGATGAGCCCGTCAACATGGCTTACGACAGCACGGACAATCGGTTGTTTCTTCTGGATGCGGTGAGAAACCGGCTGGCCTGGACTTCCATCGCTGAAAACGGCATTCCCGAAGGGACCTCACTGGCGGAGGTCGATATCAGCCATCTCGGCCTCCACAGGGCAGCGGGTATAGCCGTCCATGGGGCCAGCCGCCAGCTCCTGATTCTGGATACCATGCCTGCCAACAATAGCGCCCGCCTGGTCGGTGCTGACCTGGAGCAGGATTTTCGTCTGGTTTCCACCCTCGATCTCTCCCCATTTGGCACAGCCAACCTGCGCGGCCTGGCCGTGCATCCAGACACCGACCATTTCTTTCTGACCCACCCGGCTGCTGGCGTTCTCTACCAGTTGGATCAGAGCGGGCAACTTCTGCACACCTATGACTTGACCGCTTTGGAGCTGGTGGATCCCCAGGGCATTGTCTTTGCCCCCAGCGCGGATCTGACCGATCCGGCGGATACCATCCATCTTTGGATGGCAGACAGCGGCCTGGCAGACAATGAAAGTCTGCCCTCCCAGGATCAGAAGGTCTATTTGCCTCGTGTGGTGCAGTCGATGGCTTCTGTTTCCGCAATGGAGCCCCAAGACCTGGGTGTACCGCAATCGCTCCCCTCCTTTGGCCGCCTGCTAGAGCTGGCCCTGGTGCTGGACGCTCCACTACCGACCGCCACCTCGGCGGCGACGCCGGAACTCTGCTTGGGCGCGCCGATCACCCTCACCGTTGGCGTCGTGGCCAGCGCCGATGATGCCGACGAAACACCTGCGGGGATTGTAAACCTGACCAGCAACGACCTGGACCTTGGCCGGCGAACCGTCGGCATACGCTTTCCAGCCGTGGCTGTCCCCCAGGACGCCGACATCCTCCAGGCCTCGCTGGAGTTGACCGTGGACGAATTGGCCGCCGAACCGGCTTCCGTCGTCATTCGCGGCCAGGCCACCGATGAAGCGGCCCCCTTCACCACCGCTCCCAACGACATTTCGGCCCGGCCTACCACGGCCGCGGCCGTGAGCTGGGATCCCATCCCCGCTTTCAACGTGGTGGGCGAGACCGTTCGCACGCCAGATCTGGCGTCTGTCATCGAAGAGATCGTCCACCGGCCGGGTTGGTCCAGTGGCAATGCCCTGGCCCTCATTGCCGTGGGGGCAGGTGTGCGGGAGGCGGTGGCCTTCGACGGCGCGGCGGACGCTGCGCCCCGCCTATCCATTGAATACTGTTCCCTGGCCACGCCGACACCCAGTGCCAGCACCATTTTGACGTCCACGGGCATGGCCACGACACCACCCACGGATACCCCGACCCCGTCGCCCAGCCCCAGCCCCAGCGCAACGGCTACCTCGACGGCGATGCCCACCTGGACACCCACGCCAACGCCCGGCGACCTGGTCCTGCGCTTTGCCGTGATCGGGGATTATGGCAACCACAGTGCCAATGCGGCCCGGGTGGCTGCACTGGTCAACAGCTGGGAGCCGGATTTTATCATCACCACCGGGGACAACAATTATCCAGATGGGGAGGCGGCCACCATCGACACCAACATCGGTCAGTTCTACAGCCAGTACATCGGCAACTATCAGGGGAGCTACGGCTCAGGTAGCCCGACCAACCGTTTCTGGCCTTCCCTGGGTAACCACGACTGGCACACCATCACCTGTACGGGCAGCACCTGCACAGGCGCCTATTTCGACTACTTCACCTTACCGAACAATGAGCGTTACTACGACGTCGATCTGGGGCTGGTCCACCTCTATGCGCTGGACAGTGACCGGGATGAGCCGGATGGACGCAATTCGAGCTCAGCCCAGGCCCAGTGGTTGCAGGCGCGGCTGGCCGAATCCACATCCTGTTATGACCTGGTCTATTTCCACCACCCACCGTACTCCTCTGGCCGCCATGGTTCCAACAGCAATCTACAGTGGCCCTTTGCCAGTTGGGGGGCGGAGGCCGTGTTCGCCGGGCACGACCATCTCTATGAACGTCTGGAGGCGGACGGCATCCCCTACTTTGTCAACGGGGCCGGCGGGGCCTCCCTCTACACCTTCGACAACCTGGGCAACCTGCCCACCGGGGTCACTTCGGTGGTCCGCTACAACGGCGATCACGGTGCCATGCTGGTCACGGCGACCCCCACGGGCATTACCTATGAGTTTTATAACGCCGATGGTGTGCAGATTGATGTCTATACACAAGCGGCATCTTGTTCTGCCACCCCGACAGATAGAAGTTTATCGGTTCTCCAGGAGTCGGTTGCGTCTCAGGTGTACGAGTAGGAGGGAGGATAGGCGATGGTTGCTGCATCCCGGTTACCCTTTTCAGAGCCGACTGACCAAGACGCCATGCCCGTGATTGGCGAAGAGTTGGTGCAGGAGATTTGGACCAGACTGGCAGGTCGCGTATCTCGAGAACGCATCCGTCGAGTTGCCATAGAGGTGGCCCGTGAATATCAGGATGCCAAAGTAACCGCGTTTCTGCCTATCTTCATTCAGCGTCAGACGTTGGAGCGGCTTCGCCACTCGGCGGAATAGTGACCTCGAACATCGTCCGGCACGGTCCGGCACGGAGCGTTGTCTACGAGCGTTGTCTGCAAGCGGTACTTTTGCCATAGCGAACATGCATGCCAAGGAGGCAACCGTGGGAAGAGCACTGACCAAACGACATGCTGGATTCTTCGAACGAAGGATTCGGAACCCCCTGTCGTTTGTCTATGATATTTACCAATACGGCAAGGCGCGTGAGCTCCTCTCGTTTTTGGTGTGGGAATCCTTTCACCGGCTTCATCTCTTTCCAAAGAGTCGCTATTTGCGTTTCACGCCCCATGAACCGCTCATTTTGCGAGGAGATCAGCCAGACAGCCCTGCATTTGGCGACCGGCTGTGTGGGGCTATCCAGGACCTCGGCCTCACCGCGACGCCGTCGCCACATAACTGGAAACTTTTTAGCTTTGGCCACCATGGCGAGATGATCGGCTGCCTGTATCCCGACGACCGGGCCTTGTACGTGAGCACCGACGGCGGCGATACGGTGAAATTGGTCACACGTTTCCCAGAGCGCATTAAGGCCATCTTTGTGTCCAGCCGAAATGTCCTCTTTGTTTGTGTGAAAGGGGCGGTTTATCGCAGTGCCAATGGCGGGGACTCGTTTGCCAGGGTTCTCAATCTGGGATCGTCAGAAAGCTTTTTCCGGCACAACAACGCCATGACTGAGACACCCGATGGCACCCTCCTTATCGGTGAGTATGGCAACGTCTGGGAGGGAAACCGTTGGCGCAAATTGGCCTATCTCTATTTCAGCGCCGATGAAGGGCGTACGTGGCAGCGTTCTGACTTTTTGATCCATCAAGGCATTAACAAACATGTCCATTTGGTGAAGTATAGCCGCATTTTCAATCGAATTTTTATGGCCGATGGGGACAACTACAAAAAACTTTGGGTCTGTGACTCTTTGGACTTCACCGACCTGTTGAACCCTGAACACTGGCACCCGGTGAACCGCTTTCATATTCAAATGGGCGGATATACAGCGGCTGTTGAATGTGATGGGAGGCTGTTTTTCGGGACTGATTACCAGGGAGGCACCAACTTCCTGGTCTACACCAGCGATGGATATCACTTCGAGAAGAAGGTGATTCCGGACCCCTATCGGCGGAGCCCCATCGATAACATGGTCCTCCGCCGCTCACGAGACGGGATCGAGATCTGGGCCCTGTTGCCCTACTCTGCCGCCAATACCAGGTGCCTGCTCATGGTGACTAAGGATGGGGGCGAGACCTGGTCCCGCGTGATCGAATATAGCCGAGATACCCACAAGGTCTGGTTGCTCAACACGTCGGACGAGATAGCAGACGAATTGTATGTTTCGGTGGAAGCTCCGGATTCAGGTAAGCGGGCGGTCTACCAAATTGCGGATCTGTGAATCGTTCCTGGGGATGCCATGAAACTTTCAACGTTAACAACGGCCAACCACGCGCCCCTGCCCCCTTCGGATTCTGACGCAGGATGCGGCGGTTCACAGGATCAATCTGTGGAATCTACCCGGCAGACATCCGACCTGGTGCGTGCCCTTTGTCATGCTTTGCGCCAGGAAGGTATCTGCTATTGCCACTGGAAGAGCAATGATGCCATCGCTCGCTCCGCCAGTGGTGAAAACGACCTGGATCTGCTGGTGAGTCGTAGCCACATGAACCGCTTTACCGAGATCCTGGCTCGATTGGGGTTCAAACCGGCCCGGGCTCCCCTGGATAAGCAAATGCCTGGGGTCCTGGACTACTTCGGTTATGATCCAGGGGTCCAGCGATGGATTCATGTGCACGCCCATTATCAGCTGATCGTGGGCCATGATCTCTCCAAGAATCTACGATTGCCCATCGAGAAGGCCTACCTGGCCTCTGCAACCGACGGTGAGCTGTTTCGGGTGCCGGCCCCCGAGTTTGAATTCATTGTTTTCGTGATTCGCATGGCGCTCAAGCATTTGATGTGGGATGTCATTCTGGGAGGCGAAGGGGCGCTGAAACCTGCCGAGCGACGAGAACTTGCCTACCTGCAGTCCCGGGTTGACCGACAGCAGGTGGATACCCTGTTGATGGCACATCTTCCCGCCATCACTCCTTCTCTGTTTGAACGCTGTCTCCAGGCCTTGCAACCAGACTCTCCCCTGTGGCAGCGGATCCAGGTGGGGATGCGGCTCCAGAGGGCCCTGGCGGCCAATACCCGACGTCCCTGGCCAGTGGATGTGGGCATCAAAGCCTGGCGGCGGATCAGCCTGGCCATTGGCCGCCGGCTCCTACACAAGAAGCCCCGATATCGGCTGGAAAGTGGAGGCGCTCTGATTGCACTGGTGGGGGGCGATGGTGCCGGCAAATCCACCGCGGTGGATGCCCTTTACGACTGGCTCTCCCCTTACTTTGATGTGCGACGGGTCCATATGGGCAAACCGCGCTGGTCGTGGCCTACCATCGTGCTGCGCAGCATTTTGAAAATCGGCAATTTGCTGCGCCTATACCCCGCCGAGACCACCATGCGCGAGACCCTGACCCAGCGTTCCTTGATTTCGCCTGGCTATCCCTGGTTACTACGTGAGCTCTGTCGCGCCCGGGATCGATACATGACATACCTTCAGGCGCGCAATTTTGCGGCATCGGGCGGTTTGGTGCTCTTTGATCGCTTTCCGCATCCTCGCATTGAAAGCATGGATGGGCCGATGACGGCGCGCTTTGTCCAGCAACTGGCTGAATCCGGCGGTGCCTGGGGGCTGCTGGTTCCCACGCCCAATAGCCGCCTGGTTCAACGCCTGATTGCCCGGGAAGAGCAGTATTATCGGCAGATTTCCGACCCTGATCTCCTGGTGGTCATTCGGGTAGATCCCACAATCGCAGTCCAACGCAAAGTCACCGAAGATGCCAACCTGGTTCACGAGCGCTCTACCGAAATCTGGTCCGTTGATTGGGAAGAGGAAGGGGTCTTCGTTCTGGATGGCAGCAAGTCCAAAGAAGAGGTACTGTCTGAATTGAAGGCTATCTTATGGTCGGAATTGTGACAACCACCCAACCACTACCGTGCTGGCCGCTGGCCGTGCTCTTCGACGATGTGTCTCGCTACTCCGCCACGTCCGTTTCAGATCGGCGAAGCAAGGCGTCCATGCCCTCTCGGATCATTGAGTTGGTGGGGCTGGCGGGGGCAGGTAAATCCACCCTGGCCCGGGCGCTGTGTAGGATGGACGAACGAATACACGTCGCAGAGGATCTGGCCCTGCGCAATGGGCGACACCTGGCCCTATTTGCGCGTTCGATGGCGACGCTCCTGCCCCTTGTGGTGCAGGCGCAGAGGCGCGGACGTGCACCGACCTTGGATGAATTGAAGGCCCTGGCCTACCTGGAGGCCTGGCCCAGGTTCCTGCGTCAGGAGTTCGCCGATCCTGGTAGCGTGATCTTGCTTGACCACGGGCCGATTTTTAAATGTGCGACCTTGTGGGCCTTTGGGCCAGAGCAGCTCCGGCAGGCCCTCTTCATCCCATGGTGGCACAGCCGGCTGCGAGAATGGGCACAGACCCTGGACCGAATCTTGTGGCTGTATGCCCCAGAAGAGCTCCTGATCCAGCGCATTAACGCTCGAAGCCAGCGCCATGCCGTGAAGGGCCGGCCAATCGTGGAAGCGACCACATTCCTTGGGCGCTATCAGGCCGCCTATGACCAGGTGTTGACGGCCCTGGCGGCGCAGGGTGGCCCCCGGCCTGTGGCATTGGATTCCAGCCGGTATTCCGCCGCGTATCTGGCGGCGCAAATTTTGGCCACTTTGGGCCAGGGACATTCAACCACTTCCAGGGTGTCGGCCTGAAAGTTGTTGTGAGTTTCGGGTGGGGGAAATCAAATGCTAGTGTTTATTCACATCAACAAGACGGCTGGCCGGACAGTTCGGTACATCTTGCGCTCTTCTTTTGGCGGCCGCCACTGTGAAGTGGAACCCTGGCATGCCCCCTGGACCGGTCCGCCCTTTTCCAGCGCGGATTTGGCCCGCCTGCGGAGATACTATCCCCGGCTGGAGAGTATCGGTGGCCACCGCCTGCGGGGGTATGTGGATCTGGAGGAAGCGGGCACAACCTTTCGTTACTTTACATTTATGCGTGACCCGCTCAGGACCTGTGCCTCGCGCTTTCAATACAACGTGCAATATCGGGGCAAAAAGGACCTGGTGTTCGAGGACTGGATCCAGCAGAAGTGGGTGCGCAATCATCAGACCAAGATGATTGCTGGTTCCGCCAATGTGGATAAGGCCATTCGGATCCTTCGTCGTAAGAACATCTTTGTTGGCTTGACCGAACATTTCGATGAATCTTTGCTCCTGTTAAAGGCCCTCGTCGCGCCTGGTCTGGACATCTCCTACCGGCGGGTCAATGTGGCCGGAGATAAAACCATAGCGAAACAACTGCTAACGGACAAAGCATCACGGCAATTACTGGTCGAGGCGAATCAGGCCGATCTGGCCCTCTACCAATATGTATGTCACGAGCTTTTTCCCCAATATCGGGCTGACTACGGACCACATCTGGATAGCCATCTGCGGCAATATCAACAACAACGGCAGAACCGCTTCAACTATTGGAACTTAACTGTCTCACGGCTGAAGCAGTACCTGTTATACAAGCCGGTTTTGTATCTTTATCGTAAGGGAGTGCCGGTTGCGTAAATCGAGCCTGTCATCTCTTGACGAGAGGCAATGGATTCTATCAAGTTTCATGCTGACATATTTCATGCTGGCATATTAGGAGCGAGATCAACCTGTATGGCGCTGCGGGAGAAGGCAGTACGAGGCATTATCTGGTCTATCGCACAGAAATGGGGCCGGGAGGGGATCTCCTTTTTGACATTCTTGGCCCTATCTCGTCTTCTGGCACCGGAAGCTTTCGGTCTGGTAGCCCTGGCTGTGGTTTTTACGGCGGTTTTCGAAATTTTTCTCGATCAGGGGCTGGCTGCAGCCATTGTGCAGCGCAATGAGCTGGAACCGGAACATCTGGACACCGCTTTCTGGATTACGGTGTTCGTGGGCCTGGTTTTGACCGGACTGGGCATTGCCTCTTCCAACGCCATTGCGGCATTCTTGGGGCAACCCCAGGTGGCTCCCATCCTCCGATGGCTTTCCCTGAATTTTCTGTTGAGTGCTTTGAGCAGCGTCCAGATTGCACTTTTACAACGAGATTTAGCGTTCAAGAGCCTGGCCATACGGTCCCTGGTGGCTACAGGGGTAGGTGGGGTCGTGGGCATTAGCATGGCCCTGGCTGGTTTTGGCGTCTGGAGTTTGATTGCCCAGACCCTCGCCAATGGGCTGGCTGGCGTGGTGGTGTTATGGCAGGCCAGCGACTGGCGGCCTGGCCTGCGGGTATCCTCCAGGCATTATCGGGAGCTCTTCTCCTTTGGCGCGTATGTGGTGGGCAATAATCTGCTGAAAGTCCTGATGAGGCGCTCGGATGACTTTTTGATCGGATATTTTCTAGGACCCACTTTGTTGGGCTATTACACAGTAGGGTATCGGCTGCTGTTGGTTCTCATCCGGGTGGTGACAGGGATCATCAACTCGGTGGCTTTTCCCACTTTTTCTCGCCTCCAGGCTGAACCGGTACGACTCCAACGGGCCTTTTATCGCACCACCCAATACACCAGCCTGCTGGCATTTCCCGTCTTCATCGGGCTGGCTGTGCTGGCTCCGGAAGTGGTCCCTGCCCTCTTTGGCCGCCAGTGGATGCCCAGTATTCCTGTGATGCAGATCTTAGCCTTTATCGGCATTCTGCAGTCCATCTTGGCCTTCAACATGAGCGTGTTACGGGCATCCGGCAAGCCCTCCTGGGAATTGGGTATTATGCTTCTGAATACCGTGTTCAGCATCCTGGGCTTTTTGGTGGCTGTCCGGTGGGGCATTGTGGCGGTGGCTGCTTCCTTTGTGTTAGTAGGGTATATCCTCGCCCCGGTTTCGTATTGGACAGTCAACCGGGTGCTGCCCCTGGCTTTCCAGACCTACCTTTCCCAGTTTGTTCCGCCACTGGCGGCTTCTGCGGCCATGGTCGCCGCCATTTTGGGGGTGAAAGCGCTGTTGATGCCACTGGGATGGCATCCGTTACTGTCCCTGGCCTTGTATGTAGCCATAGGGGGCCTGGCTTACCTGACCTGTCTCATCCTGGTGGCCCGGTCGCTATCGCTGCAGATTCTGGATATGGTTCAGCTGGTCCTTCCCCGCTGGAAGGTAAGGAGAGTGGCTTGATATGGATGCACCTGATACCAAGGTTGGCGTTG
It encodes:
- a CDS encoding cadherin-like domain-containing protein, which translates into the protein SAPVAVDDSVSTMAGTAVVIDVAANDSDVDGNLDVGTVNTGCGGCTVPANGGLVNHGDGTFTYTPNPGFSGSDGFVYEICDTGGLCDTAAVSITVSAVNSAPVAVDDSVSTMAGTAVVIDVAANDSDVDGNLDVGTVNTGCGGCTVPANGGLVNHGDGTFTYTPNPGFSGSDGFVYEICDTGGLCDTAAVSITVSGGGGGGTSSLEVRVGASSDDAEERANGRVVLSSSDLELIRERDDQVVGIRFAGVAIPQGATIVNAYIQFTVDEATSEATNLTIQGEAADHASTFVNVDGNISGRPRTGASVAWVPPAWPTRDVAGPDQRTPNLAGVIQEVVNRPGWASGNALAIIITGSGKRVAQSYNKNPANAPLLHVEFSTDGAVNRAPVAVDDSVSTMAGTAVVIDVAANDSDVDGNLDVGTVNTGCGGCTVPANGGLVNHGDGTFTYTPNPGFSGSDGFVYEICDTGGLCDTAAVSITVSGGGGGGTSTVEVRVGASSDDAEERANGRVVLSSSDLELIRERDDQVVGIRFAGVAIPQGATIVNAYIQFTVDEATSEATNLTIQGEAADHASTFVNVDGNISGRPRTGASVAWVPPAWPTRDVAGPDQRTPNLAGVIQEVVNRPGWASGNALAIIITGSGKRVAQSYDKNPANAPLLHVEWSN
- a CDS encoding metallophosphoesterase, which produces MQARLGTTKLHARLSAMARLSAYTLRCLALVMAYLFIMGEVTAAIQAAQPGVSGSQPLAPCSSCVHLEAAVAPVADGRAEEVRVLYPNEWGILHPGGVAYLPAFGYLALVDRETLASPGGGEAPVVVITPYEELVGSVDLPYQLDEPVNMAYDSTDNRLFLLDAVRNRLAWTSIAENGIPEGTSLAEVDISHLGLHRAAGIAVHGASRQLLILDTMPANNSARLVGADLEQDFRLVSTLDLSPFGTANLRGLAVHPDTDHFFLTHPAAGVLYQLDQSGQLLHTYDLTALELVDPQGIVFAPSADLTDPADTIHLWMADSGLADNESLPSQDQKVYLPRVVQSMASVSAMEPQDLGVPQSLPSFGRLLELALVLDAPLPTATSAATPELCLGAPITLTVGVVASADDADETPAGIVNLTSNDLDLGRRTVGIRFPAVAVPQDADILQASLELTVDELAAEPASVVIRGQATDEAAPFTTAPNDISARPTTAAAVSWDPIPAFNVVGETVRTPDLASVIEEIVHRPGWSSGNALALIAVGAGVREAVAFDGAADAAPRLSIEYCSLATPTPSASTILTSTGMATTPPTDTPTPSPSPSPSATATSTAMPTWTPTPTPGDLVLRFAVIGDYGNHSANAARVAALVNSWEPDFIITTGDNNYPDGEAATIDTNIGQFYSQYIGNYQGSYGSGSPTNRFWPSLGNHDWHTITCTGSTCTGAYFDYFTLPNNERYYDVDLGLVHLYALDSDRDEPDGRNSSSAQAQWLQARLAESTSCYDLVYFHHPPYSSGRHGSNSNLQWPFASWGAEAVFAGHDHLYERLEADGIPYFVNGAGGASLYTFDNLGNLPTGVTSVVRYNGDHGAMLVTATPTGITYEFYNADGVQIDVYTQAASCSATPTDRSLSVLQESVASQVYE
- a CDS encoding three-helix bundle dimerization domain-containing protein, with the protein product MPVIGEELVQEIWTRLAGRVSRERIRRVAIEVAREYQDAKVTAFLPIFIQRQTLERLRHSAE
- a CDS encoding sialidase/neuraminidase family protein, translating into MGRALTKRHAGFFERRIRNPLSFVYDIYQYGKARELLSFLVWESFHRLHLFPKSRYLRFTPHEPLILRGDQPDSPAFGDRLCGAIQDLGLTATPSPHNWKLFSFGHHGEMIGCLYPDDRALYVSTDGGDTVKLVTRFPERIKAIFVSSRNVLFVCVKGAVYRSANGGDSFARVLNLGSSESFFRHNNAMTETPDGTLLIGEYGNVWEGNRWRKLAYLYFSADEGRTWQRSDFLIHQGINKHVHLVKYSRIFNRIFMADGDNYKKLWVCDSLDFTDLLNPEHWHPVNRFHIQMGGYTAAVECDGRLFFGTDYQGGTNFLVYTSDGYHFEKKVIPDPYRRSPIDNMVLRRSRDGIEIWALLPYSAANTRCLLMVTKDGGETWSRVIEYSRDTHKVWLLNTSDEIADELYVSVEAPDSGKRAVYQIADL
- a CDS encoding AAA family ATPase; its protein translation is MPSRIIELVGLAGAGKSTLARALCRMDERIHVAEDLALRNGRHLALFARSMATLLPLVVQAQRRGRAPTLDELKALAYLEAWPRFLRQEFADPGSVILLDHGPIFKCATLWAFGPEQLRQALFIPWWHSRLREWAQTLDRILWLYAPEELLIQRINARSQRHAVKGRPIVEATTFLGRYQAAYDQVLTALAAQGGPRPVALDSSRYSAAYLAAQILATLGQGHSTTSRVSA
- a CDS encoding MOP flippase family protein, with the translated sequence MALREKAVRGIIWSIAQKWGREGISFLTFLALSRLLAPEAFGLVALAVVFTAVFEIFLDQGLAAAIVQRNELEPEHLDTAFWITVFVGLVLTGLGIASSNAIAAFLGQPQVAPILRWLSLNFLLSALSSVQIALLQRDLAFKSLAIRSLVATGVGGVVGISMALAGFGVWSLIAQTLANGLAGVVVLWQASDWRPGLRVSSRHYRELFSFGAYVVGNNLLKVLMRRSDDFLIGYFLGPTLLGYYTVGYRLLLVLIRVVTGIINSVAFPTFSRLQAEPVRLQRAFYRTTQYTSLLAFPVFIGLAVLAPEVVPALFGRQWMPSIPVMQILAFIGILQSILAFNMSVLRASGKPSWELGIMLLNTVFSILGFLVAVRWGIVAVAASFVLVGYILAPVSYWTVNRVLPLAFQTYLSQFVPPLAASAAMVAAILGVKALLMPLGWHPLLSLALYVAIGGLAYLTCLILVARSLSLQILDMVQLVLPRWKVRRVA